In a genomic window of Candidatus Flexicrinis proximus:
- a CDS encoding ATP-dependent RecD-like DNA helicase — MADSITGIIERTTFYNPSNGYSVVKITPDKKIPGAMAKDGTITVVGTLAELAPGETVEFTGYWIEDNKYGKQFRAETFTPSQPDSLDGIRRYLSSGIVKGIGEATADKIVKHFGKETLNILNGDSSRLSEVQSLKPGLADKLVKAWNENAGIRQTMIFLQEYGVTSKMAKRIYDYYGTTTIDTVKRNPYLLADEVFGIGFMRADQLARAMGFGHESIERIRAGLNYTLNQLASEGHTCVPREMLINTALNLLKLDGELRGRISEALQTQIALGQLVEDRLPLEGVDTIVTYLPNYHTAEVKSAKKLRLISKSGSKIQTKHKKTDWQKFLVKLSKGDKVGLTEQQQGAVIAALSSKISVLTGGPGTGKTTTLKMVLAALEDGDFTVVLASPTGRAAKRLGEATGQSASTIHRLLGFGGDGFALDEDSPVDADMVIVDEASMLDIQLFHALLKAVKPETHLLLVGDIDQLPSVGAGNVLRDVIDSEIAHVTRLQVIFRQDEGSHITLNAHRINAGDLPHMDNRASDFFFFASDDPMVAAELVVDIVLNRLPRKFDIDPLEQVQVIAPMYRGPVGVDNLNTALQMALNGNPKMAQKKLGERTYRVGDKVMQTRNNYEKDVYNGDIGRISGIDFEDSSMEVVVDGRYVTYEFIEAAEELVLAYCISTHKSQGSEYPIVVMPVMTQHYMMLQRNLLYTAITRAKQAVVLVGDRKAVAMAVKNNRVSERYSGLIHRLQAPA; from the coding sequence ATGGCAGATTCGATCACCGGCATCATCGAACGTACTACGTTTTACAACCCATCCAACGGCTACAGCGTGGTCAAGATCACCCCAGACAAGAAGATCCCTGGCGCGATGGCGAAAGACGGAACGATCACCGTCGTTGGTACGCTGGCCGAGCTGGCGCCTGGCGAGACGGTGGAGTTCACAGGCTATTGGATCGAAGATAACAAGTATGGCAAACAGTTTCGCGCCGAAACATTCACGCCGTCCCAGCCGGACAGCCTGGACGGCATCCGCCGTTATCTGTCGAGCGGAATTGTAAAGGGAATTGGCGAAGCCACCGCAGACAAGATCGTCAAGCATTTCGGCAAAGAAACGCTTAACATCCTCAACGGCGACTCGTCGCGCTTAAGCGAGGTGCAGTCATTGAAGCCGGGGCTGGCCGATAAGCTGGTTAAGGCGTGGAACGAGAACGCCGGCATCCGCCAGACGATGATATTCCTGCAGGAATACGGCGTCACGTCGAAGATGGCTAAACGCATCTACGATTATTACGGCACGACGACGATCGACACCGTGAAGCGCAACCCGTATCTGCTGGCCGACGAAGTCTTCGGCATCGGGTTTATGCGAGCCGATCAACTGGCACGCGCGATGGGCTTTGGACACGAGTCGATCGAGCGCATCCGCGCAGGACTGAACTACACGCTCAACCAGCTCGCCAGCGAGGGACATACCTGCGTCCCACGGGAAATGCTGATCAATACCGCGCTGAACCTGCTCAAGCTGGACGGCGAGCTGCGCGGGCGCATTAGCGAAGCGCTTCAGACGCAGATAGCGCTGGGCCAACTGGTCGAGGACCGGCTGCCGCTGGAGGGCGTGGACACCATTGTGACCTACCTGCCGAATTACCATACCGCTGAGGTGAAGTCGGCGAAGAAACTGCGGCTGATCAGCAAAAGCGGGTCGAAGATCCAGACGAAACACAAGAAGACCGACTGGCAGAAATTTCTGGTGAAGCTCAGCAAAGGCGATAAGGTCGGGCTGACCGAACAGCAGCAAGGGGCGGTCATCGCGGCACTGTCCAGCAAGATCAGCGTGCTGACGGGCGGCCCCGGTACAGGCAAGACGACAACGCTGAAGATGGTGCTGGCGGCGCTGGAGGATGGGGATTTCACCGTAGTGCTGGCGTCTCCCACCGGACGGGCGGCCAAGCGGTTGGGTGAAGCGACCGGACAATCCGCCTCGACGATCCACCGGCTGTTGGGTTTCGGAGGCGACGGCTTCGCACTGGATGAGGACTCGCCGGTCGACGCCGATATGGTGATCGTCGACGAGGCGTCAATGCTGGATATTCAGCTGTTTCACGCGCTGCTCAAGGCGGTCAAACCAGAGACGCACCTGCTGCTGGTCGGGGATATAGACCAGCTGCCCAGCGTGGGGGCGGGAAACGTGCTGCGGGACGTGATCGACAGCGAGATCGCGCACGTCACCCGTCTGCAGGTCATCTTCCGGCAGGACGAAGGCAGCCATATCACCTTGAACGCGCACCGCATCAACGCCGGCGATTTGCCGCACATGGACAACCGCGCGTCTGACTTCTTCTTCTTCGCTTCGGACGACCCGATGGTGGCCGCGGAACTGGTGGTCGACATCGTACTCAACCGCCTGCCGCGCAAATTCGACATCGATCCGTTGGAGCAGGTGCAGGTGATCGCACCGATGTACCGCGGGCCAGTGGGGGTGGACAACCTGAATACGGCGCTGCAGATGGCGCTCAACGGCAATCCGAAGATGGCCCAGAAGAAACTTGGCGAGCGCACGTACCGTGTGGGCGACAAGGTGATGCAAACGCGGAACAACTACGAGAAGGATGTCTATAACGGAGATATCGGGCGGATTTCCGGCATCGACTTTGAAGACAGCAGCATGGAAGTGGTGGTCGACGGCCGCTATGTCACCTACGAGTTTATCGAGGCCGCTGAAGAGCTGGTGCTCGCCTACTGCATCAGCACACACAAGAGTCAGGGGTCGGAGTATCCGATCGTGGTGATGCCGGTGATGACCCAGCATTACATGATGCTGCAGCGCAACCTGCTGTACACCGCGATCACGCGCGCCAAGCAGGCGGTTGTGCTGGTCGGCGACCGTAAGGCCGTGGCGATGGCGGTCAAGAACAATCGGGTGAGCGAGCGTTACAGCGGCCTGATCCACCGCCTGCAGGCGCCGGCGTGA
- a CDS encoding pyridoxamine 5'-phosphate oxidase family protein — MANPKHSQANYVRRRDRSVDDDAWITAFLQRAAVGSTATVVDGQPFINTNLFVYDQARDCIYIHTAQYGRTRSNFETGEAPRVCFSVMEMGRLLPADEALEFSVEYAGVMVFGPGTVVQDETEAHDALQQLLDKYAPHLAAGRDYRPPVAEEIARTAVMRIDIESWSGKKKEVDEFPGAYWYEEQPVLASVRERTALLK, encoded by the coding sequence ATGGCAAATCCGAAGCATTCGCAGGCCAATTATGTGCGCCGTCGTGACCGCAGCGTGGACGACGACGCGTGGATTACGGCATTTCTACAGCGCGCGGCCGTTGGCTCGACGGCAACCGTTGTAGACGGACAGCCGTTTATCAACACCAACCTGTTCGTCTATGACCAGGCGCGTGACTGCATCTACATCCACACGGCCCAGTATGGGCGCACCCGCTCCAACTTTGAGACCGGGGAAGCGCCGCGTGTATGCTTCTCGGTGATGGAGATGGGGCGTCTGCTGCCAGCCGACGAGGCGCTTGAATTCAGCGTGGAGTATGCCGGCGTGATGGTGTTTGGCCCCGGCACGGTTGTCCAGGATGAAACCGAGGCCCATGACGCGCTGCAGCAGCTGCTCGACAAATACGCCCCGCACCTCGCAGCAGGCCGCGATTACCGTCCCCCGGTGGCTGAGGAAATCGCCCGGACAGCGGTCATGCGCATCGACATCGAGTCGTGGAGCGGCAAGAAGAAGGAAGTCGACGAATTCCCCGGCGCATACTGGTACGAAGAGCAGCCCGTTCTCGCCTCGGTGCGCGAGCGGACGGCGCTCCTGAAGTAG
- a CDS encoding AzlD domain-containing protein, whose product MNELVVVGGMAAVTILIRYPILALVSRVNLSDGAIRALRYVPVAVLTAIIIPDLVLSGGEPSLALSNAYLYAGIIAAVIAWRTRNLLATIGVGMLIFFVWRAVFGG is encoded by the coding sequence ATGAACGAGTTGGTTGTTGTCGGCGGCATGGCGGCGGTCACGATTCTGATCCGCTACCCGATCCTTGCCCTGGTCAGCCGCGTCAATCTGTCAGATGGGGCGATTCGGGCCTTGCGATACGTACCTGTGGCCGTCCTCACCGCGATTATCATCCCGGATCTGGTGCTGTCGGGCGGCGAACCGAGTCTCGCCCTATCCAATGCGTACCTGTATGCGGGCATCATCGCCGCGGTCATCGCCTGGCGCACGCGTAATCTTCTGGCGACCATCGGGGTTGGCATGCTGATCTTCTTTGTCTGGCGGGCTGTTTTCGGAGGCTGA
- a CDS encoding homoserine dehydrogenase → MKIALIGFGSVGQGVAAILRDKHAQFAAQYGFDGQIVAVITRSRGSLYHPDGLNPAALLAAAAQGGLSSYPDRPGLRRGITAEDAASDPGIEVLVEVSPTDLQTAQPALGLCYRALDHGKHVVLANKGPVALDYANLMARARQVGRRVLFEGTVMSGTPSLRLALEALAGCTISRVRGIINGTTNYMLTQMEQGRDYADVLSEAQRLGYAEADPTADVDGWDAAGKLLILANALFGRTVRMSDLSVSGIRSLTPADLSQAAAEGMRWKLIAEATAGGGSVQPVKLPLSHPLSGVSGSSNAVTFSTDLLGEVTLIGAGAGGIQTGFAVVSDLLALSRSRS, encoded by the coding sequence GTGAAGATAGCACTTATCGGTTTTGGCAGCGTGGGGCAGGGCGTGGCTGCGATCTTGCGGGACAAGCACGCTCAGTTCGCCGCGCAATACGGATTCGACGGTCAGATCGTCGCTGTAATCACTCGCTCGCGTGGCAGCCTCTACCATCCCGATGGGCTTAACCCGGCCGCATTACTCGCCGCAGCAGCCCAGGGTGGGTTGTCCTCTTACCCTGATCGCCCAGGCCTCAGGCGCGGGATCACAGCAGAAGACGCCGCATCCGATCCGGGTATCGAGGTGCTGGTAGAAGTCAGCCCGACCGATCTGCAGACCGCACAGCCGGCGCTTGGGCTGTGTTATCGCGCGCTCGACCACGGCAAGCACGTCGTACTGGCGAATAAGGGGCCGGTTGCGCTCGACTACGCCAATCTGATGGCGCGCGCCAGGCAGGTGGGCCGGCGTGTGCTGTTCGAAGGCACGGTGATGAGTGGTACGCCCTCGCTCCGGCTCGCGCTGGAAGCCCTGGCTGGATGTACCATTTCACGTGTGCGCGGCATCATCAACGGCACGACCAACTACATGTTGACGCAGATGGAGCAGGGCCGCGATTACGCCGACGTCCTGTCCGAAGCACAGCGCCTTGGCTATGCCGAGGCCGACCCCACCGCCGATGTCGATGGCTGGGACGCTGCGGGTAAACTGCTGATCCTCGCCAACGCGCTTTTCGGGCGAACCGTCCGCATGAGCGATCTGTCCGTGAGCGGGATCCGTTCCCTGACGCCCGCCGATCTGTCCCAGGCTGCCGCGGAAGGTATGCGCTGGAAGCTCATCGCTGAAGCCACGGCCGGTGGCGGCAGCGTCCAGCCGGTGAAACTCCCTCTCAGCCACCCGCTGTCCGGTGTCTCTGGTTCATCGAACGCGGTTACTTTTTCAACCGACTTGCTCGGCGAGGTTACGTTGATCGGCGCAGGTGCGGGCGGAATTCAGACCGGTTTCGCCGTCGTTTCCGACCTGCTGGCGTTGAGTCGCAGCAGGAGCTAG
- a CDS encoding antibiotic biosynthesis monooxygenase — protein sequence MIQPITVVVRRRIKRGFEAEAEEWMRGISAALSKFPGALGVEVIRPHDPSEPLYYYVFRFDSDETLRVWNDSDERKQWLSQSARFMEAPPEYETLTGLEYWFTPPPGNAVPIHPPPRYKMAILTWLAIVPLAFMLAYLLPLLFDRFTPGPVTVLLRTMTNTTVLVLLLTYVVMPRVTKIFARWLYARKS from the coding sequence GTGATCCAGCCCATTACGGTGGTGGTCCGGCGGCGGATCAAGCGCGGGTTCGAAGCTGAGGCTGAGGAATGGATGCGCGGTATCAGCGCTGCCCTGAGCAAGTTTCCTGGCGCGTTGGGTGTCGAAGTGATCCGCCCGCATGACCCGTCCGAACCGCTCTACTATTATGTGTTCCGCTTCGACAGCGACGAGACACTGCGCGTGTGGAATGACAGCGACGAGCGGAAGCAATGGCTGTCCCAGTCGGCACGGTTCATGGAAGCACCGCCGGAGTACGAAACGTTGACCGGCCTCGAATACTGGTTCACGCCGCCGCCGGGGAATGCCGTGCCGATTCATCCGCCGCCGCGCTACAAGATGGCGATCCTGACATGGCTGGCGATTGTCCCGCTGGCGTTCATGCTCGCCTACCTGCTGCCGTTATTGTTTGACAGGTTTACCCCGGGTCCTGTGACGGTTTTGCTGCGAACGATGACCAACACCACAGTACTAGTCCTGCTGCTGACATACGTCGTAATGCCGCGCGTAACGAAGATTTTTGCGCGCTGGTTGTATGCACGAAAGAGCTAG
- a CDS encoding transcriptional repressor, giving the protein MSAPHASPRLQRLRDAGFKITNARATVLQVMEEGGHLTSAEVVERVAQRDAAVGRASVFRTLELLSRLSLIRPTYVDGSGAPVFVLLPDGHHHHIVCTRCGKVIDFHNCGLETLATELEQNNHFRIFGHLLEFYGVCAACDMLLDEDAGSGHN; this is encoded by the coding sequence ATGTCTGCCCCACATGCCAGCCCTCGCCTGCAGCGCCTGCGCGACGCCGGATTCAAGATCACGAATGCCCGCGCGACCGTCTTGCAGGTGATGGAAGAAGGCGGTCATCTGACTTCGGCTGAGGTTGTTGAACGGGTGGCACAGCGCGATGCGGCGGTTGGCCGCGCCAGCGTGTTCCGCACGCTCGAACTACTCTCGCGCCTGTCGCTGATCCGTCCGACATATGTCGATGGCAGCGGCGCTCCGGTATTCGTACTGCTTCCGGACGGGCACCATCACCATATCGTCTGCACGCGCTGCGGCAAAGTCATCGATTTCCACAACTGCGGCCTGGAAACGCTGGCGACCGAACTTGAACAGAACAACCATTTCCGGATATTCGGGCATCTGCTGGAATTTTACGGGGTCTGCGCGGCGTGCGATATGCTGCTGGATGAAGATGCGGGGTCCGGGCACAATTGA
- a CDS encoding PQQ-dependent sugar dehydrogenase — protein MKHRPAPSFLLKPLLTLGLLLCALITALPAASQPDQPILTPTAPSALGAPAAVTPQPASISDAYGWSCDDFPCEDDAEAWLRRIQVPPGFSLSLYGQFPGQPMQMTFGPDGRLYATVLENGTRQGAVYALESGGTVERITQTLESPVGLAFAPGTETLYISSRVTAESGGALWRVVDGSATLLIDDLPCCYSAVSNQPQGVTFGPDGYLYLGVSSLTDHAEPSNPQFERYATPQPYEGSILRIQPQNGAADVYAEGLRDPYDLAFAPDGRLYATDGGMLNGIGDRILSIERGAHYGFPFWRNRGCEDCPPTDYSLTIPADLLPLPPYTLPRGLTVYSGAQFPANYFGSVFVTLWNGTPTAQRVIRLDPDQLPADPEQLAVFTPEPFVTGLIRPVDVTVAPDGTLLVADFIYGFVWRVTWTGVITPPATLTSAPFIFATNTPQP, from the coding sequence ATGAAACACAGACCAGCACCCTCATTCCTGCTCAAGCCCCTGCTGACGCTGGGGCTTTTGTTGTGCGCACTGATCACTGCGCTGCCCGCAGCATCCCAGCCCGACCAGCCGATTCTGACTCCGACAGCCCCCAGCGCATTGGGAGCTCCAGCCGCCGTAACGCCGCAACCTGCCTCGATCAGCGACGCGTATGGATGGTCGTGCGACGACTTCCCGTGCGAGGATGACGCCGAGGCGTGGCTGCGGCGAATTCAGGTGCCGCCGGGTTTCTCGCTCAGCCTCTACGGGCAGTTCCCCGGCCAGCCGATGCAAATGACGTTTGGGCCGGATGGCCGCCTGTATGCCACTGTGCTCGAAAACGGCACGCGGCAGGGCGCGGTCTATGCGCTCGAAAGCGGCGGGACTGTGGAACGGATCACACAGACTCTCGAGTCGCCGGTCGGACTGGCGTTCGCGCCGGGGACAGAGACGCTGTATATATCCTCGCGGGTGACGGCGGAGTCCGGCGGCGCGCTGTGGCGGGTGGTGGATGGGTCAGCCACGCTGCTGATTGATGACCTGCCGTGCTGCTACAGCGCCGTGAGCAACCAACCACAAGGTGTGACTTTTGGGCCGGACGGCTACCTGTATTTAGGTGTATCCAGCCTCACCGACCATGCCGAGCCGTCGAATCCGCAGTTCGAGCGCTATGCGACACCGCAGCCTTACGAAGGATCGATCCTGCGTATACAGCCTCAGAACGGCGCGGCGGATGTGTATGCCGAAGGGCTGCGTGACCCGTACGATCTGGCCTTCGCGCCGGATGGCCGCCTTTACGCTACCGACGGCGGCATGCTGAACGGCATCGGAGACCGCATTCTCAGCATCGAGCGCGGCGCCCACTACGGGTTCCCGTTCTGGCGCAACCGCGGCTGCGAAGACTGTCCCCCAACAGATTACTCGCTGACGATCCCAGCCGACCTGCTGCCGCTGCCGCCATATACGCTGCCACGGGGCCTGACGGTATACAGCGGGGCGCAGTTCCCGGCGAATTACTTCGGCTCGGTGTTTGTGACGCTGTGGAACGGAACCCCTACCGCCCAACGAGTAATCCGTCTCGACCCGGATCAACTCCCCGCCGATCCCGAGCAGTTGGCGGTCTTCACGCCGGAGCCGTTCGTGACCGGATTGATCCGGCCGGTGGACGTGACGGTCGCGCCGGATGGCACGCTGCTGGTCGCCGATTTCATTTACGGCTTCGTCTGGCGCGTCACCTGGACTGGCGTGATTACACCGCCTGCGACCTTGACAAGCGCCCCCTTCATTTTTGCGACCAATACGCCGCAGCCGTAA
- a CDS encoding tetratricopeptide repeat protein — protein MAAAQTSPSRSIKQQSADILTQWESGTLTYQEAIGQLIALKGEVSHEGRLEDEAFLESRIGVIEGYRGNYATGIAHFERARDLYLSANDPRQVVTCNLNIGETYRLKGNFSRALQYFRIGYEAALELGDRELQVMARANESQMMMSQGHVTQAEETLRECYGLCETPFPVPAGSTPESIARAQLDQRADITQALTSIYLKQGRIDDAWHFAKESYLLATELGTDLRLGFAYRALAEVITDLPTASGAHFESDPDIYFTDSVARFKAVNAEGEMARTLYAQGCSLGKRGRSTLAARKLHQAMIIFSRLGMVDDAARAAEEQLRLM, from the coding sequence ATGGCCGCAGCACAGACCTCCCCATCCCGTTCCATCAAACAACAGTCGGCGGATATCCTCACCCAGTGGGAAAGCGGCACACTCACCTATCAGGAGGCGATCGGGCAGCTGATCGCGCTGAAGGGCGAAGTCAGCCATGAGGGGCGACTGGAAGACGAGGCGTTTCTCGAGTCCCGGATCGGCGTGATCGAAGGCTACCGCGGCAACTACGCGACGGGGATCGCCCACTTCGAACGGGCACGTGACCTATACCTTAGTGCCAATGACCCGCGCCAGGTCGTGACCTGCAACCTGAATATCGGCGAAACGTACCGCCTGAAGGGGAACTTTTCACGCGCGCTGCAGTATTTCCGGATCGGGTACGAGGCGGCGCTGGAATTGGGTGACCGCGAGCTTCAGGTCATGGCGCGCGCCAACGAGAGCCAGATGATGATGAGTCAGGGCCACGTCACCCAGGCAGAAGAAACGCTGCGGGAGTGCTATGGACTGTGCGAAACGCCGTTTCCGGTGCCGGCCGGCAGCACGCCGGAGAGTATTGCGCGCGCGCAACTTGACCAGAGAGCCGACATCACACAGGCTTTAACCTCAATCTACTTGAAGCAGGGCCGGATTGACGACGCGTGGCATTTCGCGAAGGAATCGTATCTGCTGGCCACCGAACTTGGCACCGACCTGCGGTTGGGCTTCGCATACCGCGCCCTGGCGGAGGTGATCACCGACTTACCTACGGCCTCAGGAGCCCATTTCGAGTCCGATCCGGATATCTACTTCACCGACTCGGTGGCACGTTTCAAGGCGGTAAACGCCGAAGGGGAAATGGCGCGGACCCTTTACGCGCAGGGCTGCAGCCTGGGTAAACGAGGCCGGTCGACGCTGGCCGCGCGGAAGCTGCATCAGGCCATGATTATTTTCAGCCGTCTCGGTATGGTCGACGATGCGGCGCGTGCTGCCGAAGAGCAACTGCGCCTCATGTAA
- a CDS encoding AzlC family ABC transporter permease codes for MSVGVTSSRQTEFLAGARAVVPLILGAIPFGLIFGAFAGSVGLSPAATIGMSLFVFAGSSQFIGVTLYGQGAAAVLIILTTFIVNARHALYSASLGPYLGHLPQKWLFPLAFFLTDEAFAVTIGRFESEAGTSENRHWFMLGAELAMYVFWQISTAIGIVTGAFLQNANLGLDFAMSVTFIGIVVPLIRTRPMLVSAVVAGSAALVFHGLPNSLGLMIAAIGGIAAGYAAETALNAARRAEQKQARA; via the coding sequence ATGTCAGTAGGGGTCACATCCAGCCGCCAGACGGAATTTCTGGCGGGAGCGCGAGCCGTCGTGCCGCTCATCCTCGGCGCCATCCCGTTTGGCCTGATTTTCGGCGCCTTCGCAGGCAGCGTTGGGCTTTCGCCTGCCGCGACGATCGGGATGTCGTTGTTCGTGTTCGCCGGGTCGTCGCAGTTCATCGGCGTGACTCTTTACGGGCAGGGTGCAGCCGCGGTCCTCATCATCCTGACGACCTTCATCGTCAACGCCCGTCACGCCTTATACTCCGCCTCGCTCGGGCCATACCTCGGCCACCTTCCACAAAAATGGCTCTTCCCGCTGGCTTTCTTCCTCACCGACGAGGCCTTCGCTGTGACCATTGGCCGCTTCGAAAGCGAGGCTGGAACCTCTGAAAACCGGCACTGGTTCATGTTGGGCGCGGAATTGGCGATGTACGTCTTCTGGCAGATTTCCACGGCGATCGGTATCGTGACCGGAGCGTTTCTCCAGAACGCCAATCTGGGCCTCGACTTCGCCATGAGCGTGACGTTCATCGGGATCGTCGTACCTCTCATCCGCACGCGCCCCATGTTGGTCAGCGCGGTCGTGGCTGGCAGCGCGGCGCTTGTGTTTCATGGGCTGCCCAACAGCCTCGGCTTGATGATCGCCGCCATTGGCGGGATTGCCGCTGGATATGCTGCCGAAACGGCGCTCAATGCGGCGCGCAGAGCTGAACAGAAACAGGCGCGCGCATGA
- a CDS encoding response regulator yields the protein MPSTRDRLMVVEDEPSMLAVLREVLETEGFEVYCASDGVEALDMLKRNPLPDLIISDVMMPRMDGFELLRRVRRIDAMVNVPFMFLTARSEQSEVSVGKSLGADDYIPKPFNYQELLTVVRARLDRYRAMAHHQTSQIAELKRQILMLLNHEFRTPLTLIVAYTNMLRDFSDRPISHEELVEFLENVTSGAQRLRRLVENFILLVELNYSGQNDSSLEWRMHRIDDPLKLLRDSLESVSRLSTQCLFEFEVESNLPPFTGDRDSLVIAIRELIDNAIKSSPPGATITIGAYHREGMIHLRVEDHGRGIPQHEVAKIGEAFYQIERGKMETQGAGTGLAIVGAIANKHGGRVTVESTPNVCTVFSLVLPTG from the coding sequence ATGCCTTCCACCCGTGATCGGCTGATGGTGGTGGAAGACGAGCCTTCGATGCTCGCCGTTCTCCGCGAGGTGCTTGAAACTGAAGGCTTCGAGGTTTACTGTGCCAGCGACGGTGTCGAGGCGCTCGACATGCTCAAAAGAAATCCCCTGCCTGACCTCATCATCTCTGATGTCATGATGCCGCGTATGGACGGATTTGAGCTTCTGCGCCGCGTACGCCGCATTGACGCCATGGTCAACGTCCCGTTCATGTTCCTGACGGCGCGCTCCGAACAGAGTGAAGTTTCCGTAGGCAAGTCACTGGGGGCCGACGACTATATCCCCAAACCCTTCAACTATCAGGAACTCCTCACCGTTGTCCGGGCGCGCCTGGATCGCTACCGCGCTATGGCGCATCACCAGACGTCGCAAATCGCCGAACTCAAGCGGCAGATCCTGATGCTGCTCAATCACGAGTTCCGCACTCCGCTCACGCTAATTGTCGCCTATACCAACATGCTTCGGGACTTCAGCGACCGGCCCATTTCGCATGAAGAACTGGTCGAGTTCCTGGAGAACGTTACCAGCGGCGCCCAGCGGCTGAGGCGGCTGGTGGAGAATTTCATCCTGCTTGTCGAATTAAACTATTCGGGCCAGAACGACTCCTCGTTGGAGTGGCGGATGCACCGCATTGACGACCCCCTGAAACTCCTCCGCGACTCGCTGGAGAGTGTTTCACGCCTCTCCACCCAGTGCCTGTTTGAATTCGAGGTCGAGTCGAACCTGCCGCCCTTCACCGGCGACCGCGATTCGCTGGTGATCGCCATCCGCGAGCTCATCGACAACGCGATCAAATCGTCCCCGCCCGGTGCGACGATCACGATTGGGGCGTATCACCGCGAGGGCATGATCCATCTGCGGGTCGAGGATCACGGCCGCGGCATCCCCCAGCATGAAGTCGCCAAGATCGGCGAGGCGTTTTATCAGATTGAGCGCGGGAAAATGGAAACCCAGGGCGCTGGGACGGGGCTGGCTATTGTCGGCGCCATCGCCAACAAACACGGGGGGCGGGTGACCGTGGAGAGCACCCCCAACGTATGCACCGTGTTTTCCCTCGTATTGCCCACAGGCTAG
- a CDS encoding alpha/beta hydrolase: MTDWTQGYVSANGLEVFYRRTGAGSGKPPLLLLHGYVDSGQCWTAVARTLEDTFDLIMPDARGHGRTRGPINDMLLDILAADAAAVIQALGLGKVFLFGHSMGGMTALAVAANHPGLIHAAVLEDPPFMLPNPYIVTEEMAAQFRADVRDTLALHDLPLADRIARCRAEQPHWPDEEVLPWAESKGEFDPEILQQRTRFRAYPWRDALSRVSCPLLLITADVVEGALIIPELADEAAQRCPTCEVAHIAGAGHSIHRDRSVEMLRRVRSFFGRLMPA, translated from the coding sequence GTGACGGACTGGACTCAGGGATATGTCAGCGCCAACGGACTCGAAGTTTTCTACCGCCGGACAGGCGCGGGCAGTGGCAAGCCGCCGCTCCTGCTCCTCCATGGTTATGTGGACAGCGGGCAGTGTTGGACGGCAGTGGCACGCACGCTCGAAGATACCTTCGACCTGATTATGCCGGATGCGCGCGGTCACGGGCGCACGCGCGGTCCGATCAACGACATGCTCCTCGATATCCTGGCCGCCGATGCAGCGGCGGTGATTCAGGCGCTCGGACTGGGCAAAGTATTCCTGTTCGGCCACTCGATGGGCGGGATGACCGCCTTGGCGGTGGCTGCCAATCACCCCGGCCTCATTCACGCGGCCGTTCTGGAAGACCCGCCGTTTATGCTTCCCAACCCGTACATCGTGACGGAAGAGATGGCGGCGCAGTTCCGCGCCGATGTGCGCGATACGCTTGCGCTGCACGACCTGCCGCTGGCCGACCGGATCGCGCGGTGCCGGGCCGAACAACCTCACTGGCCTGATGAGGAAGTGCTGCCGTGGGCCGAGTCGAAAGGCGAATTCGATCCCGAAATCCTCCAGCAGCGCACCCGTTTCCGTGCGTATCCCTGGCGCGACGCTCTATCCCGCGTGTCGTGCCCGCTGCTTCTGATCACTGCCGACGTGGTTGAGGGGGCGCTGATCATCCCCGAATTGGCTGACGAAGCCGCGCAGCGCTGTCCAACTTGCGAAGTCGCACACATCGCAGGCGCGGGCCATTCCATCCACCGGGATCGCAGCGTCGAGATGCTCCGGCGGGTGAGGTCCTTCTTCGGCCGGCTCATGCCAGCCTGA
- a CDS encoding DinB family protein: protein MEQFFEDYLQALQTLSRDFQAAIAGLPVEALDWVPGTEMNSLCALVVHTTAAARFWIGDVALGEDSRRDRDAEFKARGMSAVDLAARFAALEDYARAALPRITLADLSAQRPVPNRSMTTTAGWAILHALEHTSLHLGHAQIMRQLWDQNLT, encoded by the coding sequence ATGGAACAATTCTTTGAGGACTATCTGCAAGCGCTTCAAACGCTTAGCAGAGATTTCCAGGCGGCCATCGCTGGCTTGCCGGTCGAAGCGCTGGACTGGGTTCCCGGTACCGAGATGAACTCGTTATGTGCGCTCGTCGTACACACGACCGCTGCAGCGCGCTTTTGGATCGGCGACGTTGCCCTGGGCGAAGACTCGCGGCGTGACCGGGATGCCGAATTCAAGGCGCGCGGCATGTCTGCTGTCGATCTCGCGGCGCGTTTTGCCGCGCTGGAAGACTACGCCCGCGCCGCGCTGCCGCGCATCACGCTCGCCGACCTCTCGGCACAGCGGCCAGTTCCCAACCGCAGCATGACCACCACGGCGGGCTGGGCAATCCTGCATGCCCTGGAACATACCAGCCTGCATCTGGGGCACGCCCAGATCATGCGCCAGCTGTGGGATCAGAACCTCACTTAG